Within the Dreissena polymorpha isolate Duluth1 unplaced genomic scaffold, UMN_Dpol_1.0 chrUn006, whole genome shotgun sequence genome, the region tatccatttgcacgaatactcctataacaagcaactttgtaaactgcagattggaagccaaagtcaattaacttacagtgtccacatttttaactttagttataatcattgactaagtttttcacaaatgttattttgattgaaatgttaatgaaaaggcaaaaaaaaaagagatttactgtgaaataagtcaatggagataagcctactaatagctcttggtgtgtattgtggatttcaccatgatttgtttaactctatttttgttttatttatctatatattgatattttctatgagttctttacgcagatacacatctaatcagagcctctgttaatgtaataaaagtatgttactgttctgttcttctgttaataacttatctaaaaagaaagaaaacaagtaaatttgcactattgtatgaatatggcatacacttatttttccatgttgaaatcttattaaattcatgatatgaagccctaaatgtttgtaacaaacagatggatggactgacagactgccgatggaaaacgccaacactatatctctctggctttggaaaggataatgattcaacagaaagtagaaatcatcaataaaacttgatgcatctaagttaacttagcaattagtgagttcaatatgtcctttaactgaacaaaaaacagatgtttcaaaaacttaacatgatttgtcatttgttgcaaatattaagaagcacttacaggtcctgggtttcaatcaccaacatatgataaaatagttctcagtaacaaaaggcacaaaaatgcaagaaaaaaatcactttaatgttaaaataaatatatatagttattcaataaacgatgtatattttgtcataaagtaccggtcctggatttttctcaacatcatttaagagcatcaacatccgctgggacaggttaacatgttgttgaatacacagctgtatcatgatgtaatgaagaccaccttgtccacacatacgacccagaatcatcagcccaaacatcttgatccacatggtgggtgggaaatgtttgtatgttcctaaagaacaaaacatgttaatgatttatcatttcaagtataaaaggcaagccttaaaattcttagaaagctttaacatctgaaggttaatatcaccctggctgtgcagatcttggtaatatacccatttaaaaaacattccttaaagccacacaccttgaaatgaaatatctggcatagtaaatttggatataaataagaaacatattttatctttgccaattagaatatatctggtggttgcaaggtagaaatctgtctttcttgtgctttaaaacttaaaataattgtgtttctcgaattgaaacatgtacgtatacaaatcatacattcagttttaaaatataaaaaaataaattacttgctaactaggctatagatttaatgacaattttgcacactttcaaattgcatctatatgtactgagtaacatgtatttcatttcaaggtgtgtggctttaatgtaataaacaagagtgctaaactgtcacaagatacacccgtttgaaggttttggacaccatgctaaacgctggaaatgcactaagtgacctagttttcgaccccggcatgacctatatctgaacttgacttagatatcattaagacacaacttctgcccaaatttggtgaagatcggatgaaaactctttcaattaaagagcttaccaccatgctaaatccttgaaatgcaccctgtgaactagttttgacccagcatgacccatatttgaacttgaactagatattgtctagatacaacttctgaccacatttgttgaagatcagatgaaaactacttcaataagagagtggacaccgttgctaaatgcttgaaatgcactaagtaacctcgtgaccaatttttgacctggcgtgacccatatttgaacttgacctagataacattttgacacaatttctgaccaaatttggtgaaaatcggatgataactacttcaatttgagagcggacaccatgcttaatccttgaaatgtactaagtgaacccctgaccttgtttttgacccggcatgacccataattgaacttgacttagatattgtctagataaaacttctgaccaaagtttgtgaagattggatgaaaactacttcaattagagagcagacaccatgcgaaatgcatgaaatgctctaagtgacctcgcgacctagtttttgacccggcataacccatatttgaacttgacctatatatcatttacacacaacttatgaccaaatttggtaaagatcagatgaaaactactccaattagagagccaccaatgctaaatccttcaaatgcactaagtgaccccgtgacctagtttttgacctggcatgacccatattcaaacttgacctagatattgtctagatacaacttctgaccaagtttggtgaagatcagatgaaaactatttgaattagagagtggacactgttatggacgccgccgcccgccaagggtgaaactataatacgtcccgttttttcaaaaccggcgtaTAAAAATAAGTACTATCCCTCTCAGGGTTCAGGTCACACAATTAACTTATAGACAATaggcaatacttaattcattcACTTCAAACTGTTTCTTTTGacagataacaaatgttcaatcaaattttcattcaagatcatttggttacaaatttgaaatatactaaaatttgccttcataatggaaacttctattttccaagcatgccttccacttccttgagctgacttcgttgagttcattattagcagatgcaatctgtaagatttacttataaataactctaaaataagtgattgttacccaaaaaataaaaaaatataaattcttttgtctaattacacactttcacatacataaatgtgacacacgcataaaggcccataaccatccaatcaaaatattcagaaatagaggtgctcattatactaacagtaatgactaagtttgtatacatgtatgttttttcaactatgttttgcaaaatattctcatgcaaaccagggtttccaatttaataagccacatgtacattgcatgtaacaggggtaagacaatgctaacaagaaatgtggttgtcagaaacacaatgccccctaatgcgccactttgattttttttttacctttgacctttaaggatgatcttgatctttcaccactcaaaatgtgcagctccatgagatacacatgcatgccaaatatcaagttgctacgttcaatattgcaaaagttatgaagaaggttaaagttttggttaaagtttttgaaatattttttttgacctttgaccttgaaggatgaccttgactttgacctttcaccactcaaaatgtgcagctccatgagatacacatgcatgccaaaaatcaagttgctatgttcaatattgcaaaagttaatatgaaggttaaagttttggttaaagttttgggacacacacacacacacacacatggacacatacaatgacagacaggccaaaaacaatatacccccgatctttcgatccgggggcataaaaataatcctggttgtgtttttcaagcaatctagctaaaacaaaaaggtttaataaaatagaaagattaactaaaatgaacataccagttatatagggctataactatcatattgagtatgtcaacacaaaatcgtgtaattagttgctaaaagatacagaaagctttatatgggaaagtgcatgtgttgacctcctttttttgttactttatttgtacataaaatgcttgtcaagcatacacaagttagtgatttaaagtcataccattggtgagcctatcagcttaattttactctcttttccagtctctggttgcttgatgtggcgactgcagaagtggctcagcaaagcgtcttcgttggagcaaataaccctgcattctggacaccgattgtgcgcctcctttaaatataaaactttgtgaaacataaaaatatattaaacatttatttttcatcattttaaccaataaatacctactaaacaagaactttgacattaacttagataagaaaacatatatattattttcaattaaattgttaaacaagagctgtctccataggatgacgtatgcccccaataaatgctttgatagaaattatgagcatttttcgaaccctaaacgcggaccctaaggtcaaggtcatggggtgaaaatttgtgtgggtatggaaaggcgttgtccatatacacatgcatatcaaatatgaatgttacatctgaagcgacaaaagaagttatgagcatttttcgaaacctaaacacaaagtgtgacggacagacagacatcagacaaacagacagaaggacagttcgatcactatatgccctccttcggcggcataaaaaaagttaatccagaaatgcaaaataagtcccaaactagagagcggacaccaaacttaatccttaaaatgcacgtaatgtaagcaagtaagttcaaataacaatgtacacaatttcaatactttcttaaagtcagttcaaataacaatgaacacaatttcaatattttcttatcacttaatcaataattattatttaaaaaaaaccatcctgacagtcccctcacatttatgtgactgaactatcagtcaaaaaacgtttgttagctaacagggagatatctgttatgggagaaggttcaaaatatttttgccatttcttatatcacactgcaagtgtcagtgctactggctctgggcattttctatttttatcaaaccactaaattcaatgtattttattcagaaaactttgcaaaagacaacctcagtgtctggactgacctgatgcaccaaatcgcacaagtcagctacatctctgaaattatttcaatacaatcattttcattaataaaaatagataacaagagctgtcagaggacagcgccctcgactattcgagtgcttgacagtataacgtaagccatcatggggaaattgttcatattcaataatttattagatgatctttcaaaaataaaaaaaggaaaaaaaataaaaatttggggagggggtaggggggttgagaggggggtataacatggggtgtggtcatttattagacgatctgacgatctttcaaaaataaaaaaaggaaaacaaaaaatttgggggtggggggggggggggggggcagggattctgggttggggcgtggggtattgcagtgctgcagctagg harbors:
- the LOC127863378 gene encoding uncharacterized protein LOC127863378 isoform X3 translates to MRICNDNGAKFSCDRFRHALLRDLRKMDVQQLYLHLGSNDILTNEAVFYRDVADLCDLVHQEAHNRCPECRVICSNEDALLSHFCSRHIKQPETGKESKIKLIGSPMIASANNELNEVSSRKWKACLENRSFHYEGTYKHFPPTMWIKMFGLMILGRMCGQGGLHYIMIQLCIQQHVNLSQRMLMLLNDVEKNPGPEYSCKWISCKEDFHSIGQQDAHIISHVVQEKCCRWGDCTKVLSFNSLEIHELKHLYDVSLALCMNWCCFIFCISLSQSSLVLMVKYILSASFFPPILPFIVCLHQEF
- the LOC127863378 gene encoding uncharacterized protein LOC127863378 isoform X4 codes for the protein MDVQQLYLHLGSNDILTNEAVFYRDVADLCDLVHQEAHNRCPECRVICSNEDALLSHFCSRHIKQPETGKESKIKLIGSPMIASANNELNEVSSRKWKACLENRSFHYEGTYKHFPPTMWIKMFGLMILGRMCGQGGLHYIMIQLCIQQHVNLSQRMLMLLNDVEKNPGPEYSCKWISCKEDFHSIGQQDAHIISHVVQEKCCRWGDCTKVLSFNSLEIHELKHLYDVSLALCMNWCCFIFCISLSQSSLVLMVKYILSASFFPPILPFIVCLHQEF